Proteins encoded together in one Capricornis sumatraensis isolate serow.1 chromosome 3, serow.2, whole genome shotgun sequence window:
- the BRI3 gene encoding membrane protein BRI3: MDHKPLLQERPPAYNLEAGQGEFACAPHGYGAIAAAPPPPYPYLVTGIPTHHPRVYNIHSRNVTRYPANSIVVVGGCPVCRVGVLEDSFTFLGIFLAIVLFPFGFICCFALRKRRCPNCGANFT; the protein is encoded by the exons ATGGACCACAAGCCCCTGCTGCAGGAGCGGCCGCCCGCCTACAACCTGGAGGCCGGCCAGGGCGAGTTCGCGTGCGCCCCGCACGGCTACGGCGCCATCGccgccgccccgccgccgcccTACCCCTACCTCGTCACAG GGATACCTACCCACCACCCCAGGGTCTACAACATCCACAGTCGGAATGTCACCCGGTACCCTGCCAATTCCATCGTTGTGGTCGGAGGCTGCCCAGTCTGCAG GGTCGGGGTCCTGGAGGACTCATTCACCTTCCTGGGCATCTTCTTGGCCATCGTCCTGTTCCCCTTTGGGTTCATCTGCTGTTTCGCCTTGAGGAAGCGAAGATGCCCCAACTGTGGAGCCAACTTCACTTAA